In one window of Arachis ipaensis cultivar K30076 chromosome B06, Araip1.1, whole genome shotgun sequence DNA:
- the LOC107647517 gene encoding FK506-binding protein 5-like, producing MATKAKPVTAAGKEKKTSSLISSFRRTTKSSTATATATTNKTTTTTTTTTANKTTTTTTTTTATPATLERNKSLGSSNSSSNSSSLVYPKATFRSSLDYASTFKDGSSPLGPNKSDRRRSFEPRLTPTSSPSSSPAKPVSSTTTRLQKALVSPGRPRDTTTSKGTSIPSPRPASDRTSSRIPRDVKQKPVLTNSNGGSSVKPKPGKVVSAEASSEVSDVEAEEVKELVEVVKEENHDDVEVDELLLLPDHPDVLENEEEQILEGGVHDLNDFGDDERVISTVSEELKEESSPPKEEENTNKNDNDQEDPHVFAAEEEDSSSSTKEAVVVVVEEPEKELGVIEEDQESETNEEERKLEEKNMKLLIQGGASESEEEAVEVTKEEEPKPQKEQQQQQQQQKREIIVSGHGRKESQLSNEVIEETATKLMEEMNKVRALAGAFQTVIDNQTARKK from the coding sequence ATGGCAACAAAAGCAAAACCGGTAACTGCTGCAGGGAAGGAGAAGAAGacatcttctctaatttcaagCTTCAGAAGAACCACAAAATCATCCACGGCAACAGCAACTGCCACAACAAACAAgaccactaccaccaccaccactactacGGCAAACAAGACCACCACCACTACTACCACCACAACCGCCACGCCTGCAACATTAGAGAGAAACAAATCCCTTGGCAGTAGCAACAGCAGCAGCAATAGTAGTAGCTTGGTTTATCCTAAGGCAACATTTCGCTCAAGCCTTGATTATGCTTCCACATTCAAGGATGGTAGTAGTCCTCTTGGTCCTAATAAATCTGACCGAAGAAGATCTTTTGAACCTAGACTGACACCTACCTCTTCGCCATCGTCCAGTCCGGCCAAACCAGTTTCGAGCACTACTACAAGACTTCAGAAAGCACTTGTTTCTCCCGGCCGCCCTAGGGATACTACTACTTCAAAAGGTACTAGTATCCCTTCGCCAAGACCGGCTTCTGATAGAACATCCTCTAGGATTCCTAGGGATGTTAAACAGAAGCCGGTTTTGACGAATAGTAATGGTGGTTCTTCTGTTAAGCCCAAGCCTGGGAAGGTTGTTTCTGCTGAAGCTTCTTCGGAGGTGTCTGATGTTGAAGCAGAGGAAGTGAAAGAACTGGTTGAAGTAGTTAAAGAGGAGAATCATGATGATGTTGAGGTTGAtgagcttcttcttctacctGATCATCCAGATGTTCTTGAAAATGAAGAGGAGCAGATTCTAGAAGGTGGTGTCCATGACCTAAATGATTTTGGCGACGATGAGAGGGTGATTTCTACGGTGTCTGAAGAACTCAAGGAAGAATCATCACCACCAAAAGAGGAAGAGAACACAAACAAGAATGATAATGATCAAGAAGATCCTCATGTCTTCGCGGCTGAAGAAGaagattcttcttcttccacgAAGGAGGCGGTGGTTGTGGTTGTGGAAGAACCTGAAAAGGAACTTGGAGTGATAGAAGAAGATCAAGAAAGCGAGACAAACGAGGAGGAAAGGAAATTGGAAGAGAAGAACATGAAACTACTAATTCAGGGAGGAGCAAGTGAAAGTGAAGAAGAAGCAGTTGAAGTGACCAAAGAAGAAGAACCAAAACCAcaaaaagaacaacaacaacaacaacaacaacagaaaaGGGAAATAATAGTAAGCGGGCATGGAAGGAAAGAATCTCAATTATCAAACGAAGTGATTGAAGAAACTGCTACCAAGTTGATGGAGGAAATGAACAAGGTTAGGGCATTGGCGGGTGCATTCCAAACTGTCATAGATAATCAAACCGCCAGGAAAAAGTGA
- the LOC107605161 gene encoding probable glycosyltransferase At5g03795, whose product MGQEFSSFFRFESKRLLWFIGITFATIVAFQYLELPYGNVLLSLFSAGNIPTSGSNKIQGKDPPPVPEPINNVTIFNQGNVTIESSLETDNRTRVSGVNDSFFDLEPRNQANSSLELGESNKSSTVEGIEKTGNVSVGWKEENLRLSSYNNSMGLDLLTNHSGEENVSRPEHESASLNANSTPSMTNVSPRISTKVTSNDSNIPLFQKDKKSNSMKEENEGNTQTKNSATVSMPKENHNSHVAVPEVTTVSEMNKLFLQSHASYRSMRPKWSSGVDQELLWARSEIEHAPIVKNDPDLYGPIYHNVSMFKRSYELMEQVLKVYVYREGARPILHTPFLTGIYASEGWFMKLMEANTRFITNDPKTAHLFYLPFSSRKLEEALYVQGSHSHKNLIQYLHNYVELIAGKHPFWNRTRGADHFLVGCHDWAPSETKVDMSNCIRALCNADVKEGFVFGKDVSLPETHVRNGLNPTRDLSGKSPSKRNILAFFAGKMHGYVRPILLQHWENKDPDMKIFGKLPKSKGDRNYIQYMKSSKYCICAKGYEVNSPRVVEAIFYECVPVIISDNFVPPFLEALNWETFSVIVLEKDIPNLKSILLSIPQKRYLRLQMRVKKVQKHFLWHKNPVKYDIFHMILHSVWYNRVFSAIT is encoded by the exons ATGGGTCAAGAATTCTCTTCCTTCTTTCGGTTCGAGTCGAAGAGGTTGCTATGGTTCATTGGCATTACTTTTGCAACAATTGTAGCTTTCCAGTATCTTGAGCTTCCATATGGTAATGTTCTGCTCTCTCTATTCTCTGCCGGCAATATACCTACATCAGGAAGTAATAAAATCCAGGGCAAAGATCCTCCTCCGGTGCCGGAACCTATTAACAATGTAACCATTTTCAATCAAGGAAATGTGACTATTGAAAGTTCCCTTGAGACAGATAATAGAACTAGAGTGTCAGGGGTAAATGATAGTTTTTTCGACTTGGAACCAAGAAACCAAGCAAACAGTTCTCTAGAACTTGGTGAATCTAACAAAAGTTCGACGGTAGAGGGTATTGAGAAAACAGGTAATGTATCTGTGGGATGGAAGGAAGAAAATCTTAGGCTTAGCAGTTATAACAATTCTATGGGTTTGGATCTTTTGACAAATCATTCTGGAGAAGAAAACGTTTCAAGACCAGAACATGAGTCTGCTAGCCTTAATGCTAATTCTACTCCATCTATGACAAATGTGAGCCCGAGAATTTCGACTAAGGTGACTTCGAATGATTCAAACATACCTTTATTTCAGAAAGACAAAAAGTCTaattccatgaaagaagagaatgaaggcAATACACAAACTAAGAATTCTGCTACAGTCAGCATGCCTAAGGAGAATCACAATTCTCATGTGGCAGTTCCGGAAGTGACAACAGTGTCTGAAATGAACAAGTTATTTCTTCAAAGTCACGCTTCATATCGTTCTATG AGGCCAAAGTGGTCTTCAGGAGTTGATCAGGAGTTACTATGGGCGAGATCAGAGATCGAACATGCACCAATTGTAAAGAACGATCCGGATTTATATGGTCCTATTTATCACAATGTATCCATGTTCAAGag GAGCTATGAATTAATGGAACAGGTGCTGAAAGTGTATGTATACCGAGAAGGAGCTAGACCCATCTTACATACACCATTTCTCACTGGAATTTATGCTTCCGAGGGATGGTTCATGAAGCTAATGGAAGCAAATACAAGATTCATTACTAATGACCCGAAGACGGCACACCTGTTTTACTTACCTTTCAGTTCTCGGAAGCTAGAGGAAGCCTTATATGTACAAGGTTCACATAGTCATAAGAACTTGATTCAGTATCTGCATAACTACGTAGAATTGATAGCGGGCAAACATCCTTTTTGGAACAGAACCAGAGGTGCTGATCACTTTCTTGTTGGTTGCCATGATTGG GCCCCTTCCGAAACAAAGGTGGACATGTCTAACTGCATAAGAGCCCTTTGCAATGCTGATGTAAAAGAAGGATTTGTCTTTGGGAAGGATGTTTCACTTCCTGAAACACATGTCCGCAATGGCCTAAATCCCACTAGAGATCTCAGTGGAAAATCGCCGTCCAAGAGGAACATTCTGGCATTCTTCGCCGGCAAAATGCATGGTTATGTTAGGCCAATTCTGTTGCAGCACTGGGAAAACAAAGATCCTGACATGAAAATCTTCGGCAAGTTGCCAAAGTCCAAAGGTGACAGGAACTACATTCAATACATGAAGAGTAGTAAGTACTGCATTTGTGCAAAAGGCTATGAAGTGAACAGCCCGCGAGTCGTGGAGGCGATATTCTACGAGTGCGTTCCGGTGATCATATCGGACAACTTTGTGCCGCCATTTCTCGAGGCTCTGAATTGGGAGACCTTTTCTGTCATTGTTTTGGAGAAGGACATTCCAAATTTGAAGAGTATACTTCTTTCTATCCCACAGAAGAGGTATCTTAGACTGCAGATGAGAGTCAAAAAGGTACAAAAGCATTTCCTTTGGCACAAGAATCCTGTTAAGTATGATATATTTCATATGATACTTCATTCTGTTTGGTATAACAGAGTTTTCTCTGCAATAACTTAG